Proteins encoded by one window of Rhodamnia argentea isolate NSW1041297 chromosome 6, ASM2092103v1, whole genome shotgun sequence:
- the LOC115741395 gene encoding thylakoid lumenal 17.9 kDa protein, chloroplastic, with product MIGWRCCGCWSGTPPIILGPVPPSSASSSSSAESKAKPQTNRLHIAGLVPLALSLTFAFNSPTPSLAIPSLNSPFPSPSPSLPTTPFSQSKDLPLGLQDDGKIRPCPSVNPGCISSNPKSSSFAFPWRIPDSSSGDPLLKLKQAILQTQRNPKFLVIEDTPYGQYLQAEVDGGFGRDVLEFLVKGDVVAYRCMAAKVTYVYPFTTALGDSKGQEERLKKIADELGWYAPSFDSMD from the exons ATGATTGGGTGGCGGTGCTGCGGCTGCTGGAGTGGGACTCCTCCCATCATTCTCGGCCCCGTCCctccctcctccgcctcctcctcctcctccgccgaaTCAAAGGCAAAACCCCAGACGAATCGCCTTCACATTGCCGGGCTGGTGCCATTAGCTCTGTCCCTGACTTTCGCCTTCAACTCACCCACACCTTCCCTGGCCATCCCTTCCCTCAACTCTCCCTTTCCTTCACCTTCACCTTCCCTCCCCACTACCCCTTTCTCTCAGTCCAAGGACCTCCCTTTGGGTCTCCAAGATGATGG GAAAATCAGGCCCTGCCCCTCCGTCAATCCCGGTTGCATATCTTCCAACCCCAAGTCCTCCTCTTTTGCCTTCCCCTGGAGGATCCCCGACTCTTCCTCCGGCGACCCCCTCCTG AAATTAAAGCAAGCCATCCTTCAAACTCAGAGAAATCCCAAGTTTCTGGTCATTGAAGATACCCCTTATG GCCAATATTTGCAAGCTGAGGTCGATGGAGGATTTGGCCGGGACGTGCTGGAGTTCCTGGTAAAAGGAGATGTGGTTGCTTACAGGTGTATGGCCGCTAAAGTAACCTATGTCTACCCCTTCACTACCGCTTTGGGGGATTCAAAGGGGCAAGAAGAAAGATTGAAGAAAATTGCGGACGAGTTGGGATGGTATGCCCCCAGTTTTGATTCCATGGATTAG
- the LOC115741396 gene encoding mediator of RNA polymerase II transcription subunit 30, which yields MEERTGNPMTTPKSTQELAVEGQKHLEDTIESAFHILSSMNDELCNPSLWSAPSSASGGSLLLNGDSSSDSSHHLDFAGSGGGALDEARLRYKNSVASLRAVLAAIPTSRKAKSFDPGASMSSSIPLVDQVEMESLEEQASNLRKALVEKNKHLKLLIDQLRELIADVSTWQSPCSV from the exons ATGGAGGAGAGAACCGGGAACCCGATGACCACCCCAAAGTCCACGCAGGAGCTGGCCGTGGAAGGGCAGAAGCATCTCGAGGACACCATCGAGTCTGCCTTCCACATCCTCTCCTCCATGAACGACGAGCTCTGCAACCCATCCCTCTGGTCTGccccctcctccgcctccggCGGCTCTCTCCTCCTCAACGGCGACTCCTCCTCCGACTCTTCTCACCACCTGGACTTCGCCGGCTCTGGCGGTGGCGCCCTCGACGAGGCTCGCCTCCGCTACAAGAACTCCGTCGCTTCCCTCCGTGCCGTTCTCGCCGCCATTCCCACCTCTCGCAAG GCTAAATCATTTGATCCTGGTGCTTCTATGAGCAGTTCAATACCACTTGTGGACCAAGTCGAAATGGAGAGTTTAGAAGAACAAGCCTCAAATCTAAGAAAG GCGCTGGTTGAGAAGAACAAGCACCTGAAGCTTCTCATAGATCAGCTACGAGAACTTATCGCCGATGTATCTACTTGGCAAAGTCCATGTTCTGTTTGA